Proteins encoded together in one Xyrauchen texanus isolate HMW12.3.18 chromosome 50, RBS_HiC_50CHRs, whole genome shotgun sequence window:
- the LOC127640921 gene encoding granzyme-like protein 1 isoform X2, which produces MTTICLLLLVTLLPNLSFTAHVNVGIVNGKEAKPHSRPYMVSVQYNGQHICGGFLISNEFVLTAAHCRNKSLILTTVVGAHFLQNKSENSERIKVNSYHEHPNYNNKTQHNDIMLLRLEKKVTQNNNVDWISIPKTEGDIEADSVCSVAGWGALKFNGALSPTLMETNVKIMKINDCENKWGKAFSASKMICVYGNGGSCAGDSGGPLVCGDTAVEITSFNSLFGCNLHEYPEVYTKISAFLPRIHNITGNFN; this is translated from the exons ATGACCACCATCTGTCTGCTGCTTCTGGTCACTCTGCTGCCAAACCTGAGCTTCACTG CCCATGTAAATGTGGGCATAGTGAATGGTAAGGAAGCGAAACCCCACTCCAGACCTTACATGGTTTCTGTTCAGTACAATGGGCAACATATATGCGGTGGATTCCTCATTTCTAATGAGTTTGTCTTGACTGCTGCACATTGCCGAAACAA ATCTCTAATTCTCACAACTGTGGTTGGTGCTCATTTCCTACAAAACAAGAGTGAGAATTCTGAAAGAATCAAAGTGAATTCCTACCACGAACATCCAAACTACAACAATAAAACTCAACACAATGACATTATGCTTTTGAGG CTAGAGAAAAAAGTCACACAAAACAACAATGTGGATTGGATATCCATACCGAAGACAGAAGGGGACATTGAAGCAGATTCTGTCTGCAGTGTTGCAGGCTGGGGAGCACTGAAATTTAACGGCGCACTGAGCCCGACGCTCATGGAAACAAATGTGAAGATCATGAAGATCAATGATTGTGAGAATAAATGGGGCAAGGCGTTCTCCGCTTCCAAGATGATCTGTGTTTATGGCAATGGAGGAAGCTGTGCG GGGGATTCAGGAGGTCCTCTGGTTTGTGGAGACACTGCAGTCGAGATCACATCCTTCAATAGCCTTTTTGGCTGCAATTTACACGAGTACCCTGAAGTTTATACTAAGATTTCAGCATTTCTTCCACGGATCCACAACATCACTggaaattttaattga
- the LOC127640921 gene encoding granzyme-like protein 1 isoform X1 — MTTICLLLLVTLLPNLSFTAHVNVGIVNGKEAKPHSRPYMVSVQYNGQHICGGFLISNEFVLTAAHCRNKSLILTTVVGAHFLQNKSENSERIKVNSYHEHPNYNNKTQHNDIMLLRLEKKVTQNNNVDWISIPKTEGDIEADSVCSVAGWGALKFNGALSPTLMETNVKIMKINDCENKWGKAFSASKMICVYGNGGSCAGDSGGPLVCGDTAVGVSSFGSKHDCNSLKYPEVYTKISAYLPWIHNITGNVN, encoded by the exons ATGACCACCATCTGTCTGCTGCTTCTGGTCACTCTGCTGCCAAACCTGAGCTTCACTG CCCATGTAAATGTGGGCATAGTGAATGGTAAGGAAGCGAAACCCCACTCCAGACCTTACATGGTTTCTGTTCAGTACAATGGGCAACATATATGCGGTGGATTCCTCATTTCTAATGAGTTTGTCTTGACTGCTGCACATTGCCGAAACAA ATCTCTAATTCTCACAACTGTGGTTGGTGCTCATTTCCTACAAAACAAGAGTGAGAATTCTGAAAGAATCAAAGTGAATTCCTACCACGAACATCCAAACTACAACAATAAAACTCAACACAATGACATTATGCTTTTGAGG CTAGAGAAAAAAGTCACACAAAACAACAATGTGGATTGGATATCCATACCGAAGACAGAAGGGGACATTGAAGCAGATTCTGTCTGCAGTGTTGCAGGCTGGGGAGCACTGAAATTTAACGGCGCACTGAGCCCGACGCTCATGGAAACAAATGTGAAGATCATGAAGATCAATGATTGTGAGAATAAATGGGGCAAGGCGTTCTCCGCTTCCAAGATGATCTGTGTTTATGGCAATGGAGGAAGCTGTGCG GGGGATTCAGGAGGTCCTCTGGTTTGTGGAGACACTGCAGTTGGAGTCTCATCCTTTGGTAGCAAACATGACTGCAATTCACTGAAGTACCCTGAAGTTTATACTAAGATTTCAGCATATCTTCCATGGATCCACAACATCACTGGAAATGTTAACTGa